A window from Candidatus Gracilibacteria bacterium encodes these proteins:
- a CDS encoding adenylate/guanylate cyclase domain-containing protein, with protein MKNLKKIWFGGVATAVILAACLGFRASGVLEGMQQNLSTKLYSERELLEDIVIVAIDEKSLSAPEQGGLSGFQSWSRKTYADTLSTIEKGEPAVVFFDVLFSSESNGIKSDELISTVQESESPMAFAEAVIAYAQSPHPYDQYFATVLRQYDNVILMKNTLGVVAWNGHAFEIPAETRPLELFAQAAKLAFTTVIDTEEGQNSSIIFAIPTQFELDGVTEEHIDLQLARIYKQSKGEDLEVLAEDGEMLINYAAPSYSVPMVSFSDVYYSRVDPKIFEGKIVLIGATAALLQDRHFTPIDLNRPMPGVEIHAHAIQTLLEGKFLLHQGLGGFILLVGGLSLFFMAVFLWTPVLVGGVALLMGLGAFPFYAQWAFNRGTVVSLIWPVFAMIAAFLAALAYRNFTEFAEKRKLKNAFSHYVSPELAEEITEKPENLKLGGERRNITALFLDIENFTNLSEGMEPQEVVKVINTYFDALSQVIMHFGGSVDKYEGDAIMALFGAPVPSTNHAIAACHSALAIVEKMKELNAETGHSLKIRIGLATGDAIVGNMGSSQRFDYTAMGDIVNTASRLEGANKFYGTGILVNEGTYEAAKGEIFFRSVDRVCLKGKDQVISIFQVMGPQEGVSADGKKLVEEWNSALEDYRNARWDEAEKKMQVVLQKLPDDGPAQTLLGRITQLRLRPGSWDGVWRFDEK; from the coding sequence GTGAAAAACTTAAAGAAAATTTGGTTTGGAGGAGTGGCGACGGCCGTGATTCTTGCGGCATGTTTGGGCTTTAGAGCCTCCGGAGTTTTGGAGGGGATGCAGCAGAATTTGAGCACCAAACTTTATAGTGAGAGAGAACTTCTGGAAGACATTGTGATTGTGGCGATTGATGAAAAAAGTCTTTCTGCACCTGAGCAGGGTGGCTTAAGTGGATTTCAATCGTGGTCACGCAAGACTTATGCGGATACGCTGAGCACCATTGAAAAGGGGGAGCCGGCGGTGGTGTTTTTTGATGTTTTGTTTTCGTCGGAATCCAATGGAATTAAATCGGATGAATTGATCTCCACCGTCCAAGAAAGCGAAAGCCCCATGGCCTTTGCCGAAGCGGTGATTGCGTATGCTCAGAGTCCGCATCCCTATGACCAATATTTTGCGACTGTGCTGCGCCAGTATGACAATGTTATCCTCATGAAAAATACGCTGGGAGTGGTGGCGTGGAATGGGCATGCGTTTGAAATTCCAGCGGAGACAAGACCTCTCGAATTGTTTGCACAGGCCGCCAAGCTGGCGTTCACCACTGTGATTGATACTGAAGAAGGACAAAACTCCAGTATTATTTTTGCCATCCCCACTCAGTTTGAGCTGGATGGGGTCACCGAAGAACATATTGACCTGCAGTTGGCTCGTATTTACAAACAAAGCAAGGGCGAGGATTTGGAGGTTTTGGCGGAAGATGGAGAAATGCTCATCAACTATGCGGCTCCGTCTTATAGCGTTCCCATGGTTTCTTTTTCCGATGTTTATTACTCCCGCGTGGATCCAAAAATCTTTGAGGGAAAAATTGTTTTGATTGGAGCCACGGCAGCACTTTTGCAGGATCGTCATTTCACTCCCATCGACTTGAATCGCCCCATGCCCGGAGTGGAAATTCACGCCCATGCCATACAAACTTTACTTGAGGGGAAATTCTTGCTGCACCAAGGTCTGGGTGGTTTCATCCTTTTGGTGGGTGGGCTTTCTTTGTTTTTTATGGCGGTGTTTTTGTGGACCCCGGTGCTTGTGGGCGGCGTGGCTTTGCTTATGGGGCTCGGTGCCTTCCCTTTTTATGCGCAATGGGCATTTAACCGAGGCACCGTTGTGAGTTTGATTTGGCCTGTGTTTGCCATGATTGCCGCCTTTTTAGCCGCACTGGCTTACCGAAATTTCACGGAGTTTGCGGAGAAGCGGAAACTCAAAAACGCATTCTCACACTATGTTTCCCCCGAGCTTGCCGAGGAAATTACGGAGAAGCCTGAGAATTTAAAACTGGGAGGAGAACGAAGAAATATCACTGCATTGTTTTTGGATATCGAAAACTTCACCAACTTGAGTGAGGGGATGGAACCGCAGGAAGTGGTGAAGGTCATCAACACTTATTTTGATGCTCTGTCTCAAGTGATCATGCACTTTGGCGGAAGCGTGGACAAATACGAAGGCGATGCGATTATGGCGCTGTTTGGTGCGCCGGTTCCCAGCACGAATCATGCGATAGCGGCTTGCCACAGTGCTTTGGCGATTGTGGAAAAAATGAAGGAACTGAATGCGGAGACGGGCCACTCCTTAAAGATTCGGATTGGGCTGGCCACAGGAGATGCGATTGTGGGCAATATGGGATCTTCCCAACGCTTTGATTACACCGCCATGGGCGACATTGTAAACACCGCTTCCCGCTTGGAAGGGGCCAATAAATTTTATGGCACCGGGATTTTGGTCAACGAAGGAACTTATGAAGCGGCGAAGGGGGAAATCTTTTTCCGATCGGTGGATCGAGTGTGCTTGAAAGGCAAGGATCAAGTGATTTCTATTTTCCAAGTTATGGGCCCGCAAGAGGGTGTGAGTGCGGATGGAAAAAAATTGGTGGAAGAGTGGAACAGCGCACTTGAAGACTATCGCAATGCGCGATGGGATGAGGCCGAAAAAAAGATGCAGGTGGTGCTCCAAAAACTTCCGGACGATGGCCCTGCTCAAACCCTTTTGGGGCGCATCACTCAACTGCGGCTACGACCTGGAAGCTGGGATGGAGTCTGGCGCTTTGACGAGAAGTAA
- a CDS encoding S-layer homology domain-containing protein, which translates to MKNILIALLSLMLAVPGVLASANADMSDSELGEYFIFETGTWWDYVNYIDTASDYDTSEITFVDDIEDATTRAERLPCRISQCFSVGMGQIYIEYFIEDGKIYMDTYDGYDTNDFLVFSLDGLEDVQVDALWGYLLGYDSLSGYETSMQCSVDFGTYAYQGYEGDSIQHTCSTFLKGPDEVEHQVVSSEYYLRGVGKVLTETKLYQDGEWQITYSLVLNETSVDLEEVEGLTEEADGKEVIDTVVEEMNEEEEEEEEEEVVLAAEESSFSDVESDHDNYAAVEYLYEEGVIGGYEDGSFKPENTVNRAELLKILVEGQGITPDAELYKNCFPDVTTDWYAKYVCYAKSQAWISGYSNGYFLPADPVNKVEALKMLLNSQSIEITVGDQSSFDDFSENEWFAPYVAKAQALGILEETGSSFHADEDRTRGGISENLYRLLLSLQVDGVSSAMSETTCLQYDASFDLDEFEAETEDIMEAYGFEDIWAIDAFIDQIRGLDIFELLSAQLEMDLEEECGESVDDASALAEAMLEE; encoded by the coding sequence ATGAAAAATATTCTTATTGCCCTTCTGAGTCTTATGCTTGCCGTCCCTGGTGTGCTGGCGTCCGCCAATGCTGATATGAGCGACTCTGAGCTGGGAGAATATTTTATATTTGAGACGGGGACCTGGTGGGATTATGTGAATTATATAGACACCGCTTCCGACTACGACACCTCAGAGATTACTTTTGTGGATGATATTGAAGATGCCACGACGCGTGCAGAGAGACTTCCCTGCAGAATTTCTCAATGTTTTAGCGTGGGTATGGGGCAAATCTACATCGAGTACTTTATAGAAGATGGGAAAATTTACATGGATACTTACGACGGGTACGACACGAATGATTTTCTGGTTTTCTCTCTTGATGGACTCGAGGATGTCCAAGTTGATGCATTGTGGGGATATCTTTTGGGTTATGACAGTTTGAGTGGTTACGAGACCAGCATGCAATGTAGTGTGGACTTCGGAACTTACGCCTATCAAGGCTACGAAGGTGATTCCATCCAACACACTTGCAGCACTTTCCTAAAAGGTCCGGATGAAGTGGAACACCAAGTGGTGAGCTCCGAGTACTACTTGAGAGGCGTTGGGAAAGTCTTAACCGAGACCAAGCTCTATCAGGACGGCGAGTGGCAAATCACTTATAGCCTTGTGCTCAATGAAACCAGCGTTGATTTGGAGGAAGTTGAAGGTCTGACTGAAGAAGCGGATGGAAAGGAAGTGATCGATACGGTGGTGGAAGAAATGAATGAAGAAGAAGAGGAAGAAGAGGAAGAAGAGGTGGTTTTGGCGGCGGAAGAAAGTAGCTTCTCCGATGTCGAATCGGATCACGATAACTACGCAGCGGTTGAATATCTCTACGAAGAAGGTGTGATTGGAGGATATGAGGATGGATCCTTTAAACCTGAGAATACCGTGAATCGTGCCGAGCTTCTGAAGATTTTGGTGGAAGGCCAGGGCATCACACCGGATGCAGAGCTCTATAAAAACTGTTTCCCCGATGTCACTACAGACTGGTATGCCAAATATGTATGCTACGCCAAAAGCCAAGCGTGGATTTCCGGCTATAGCAACGGATACTTTCTTCCTGCCGATCCTGTAAATAAAGTGGAGGCCCTCAAAATGCTGCTCAATTCTCAAAGTATTGAGATCACCGTTGGAGACCAAAGCTCATTTGATGACTTCTCTGAGAATGAATGGTTCGCCCCTTATGTGGCCAAAGCTCAAGCACTTGGGATTTTGGAGGAAACCGGCAGTAGTTTTCATGCCGATGAGGATCGAACGCGTGGTGGCATCAGTGAAAATTTGTATCGGCTTCTCTTGAGTCTTCAGGTTGATGGCGTCTCCAGCGCCATGTCTGAAACTACTTGTCTGCAATACGACGCTTCCTTCGACCTGGATGAGTTCGAAGCAGAAACGGAGGACATTATGGAGGCGTACGGATTTGAAGACATTTGGGCGATCGATGCCTTTATTGACCAGATTAGGGGCCTGGATATCTTTGAGCTTCTGTCTGCCCAACTGGAGATGGACCTTGAAGAAGAGTGTGGAGAATCCGTTGATGATGCTTCCGCGCTGGCTGAGGCCATGTTGGAGGAATAA
- a CDS encoding DUF1189 family protein, with protein MSKKTKSVGFFKSIPSSIYSPSFYAGIPGQSFGKSFGYLAGFTALIVLLCSIFLVLVPYLTHRDQIEQSISNVLNFYPEELVVTIQDGKAHSNMQEPYYFRVNDFVSTEEWDGEFKTEFENGLSATEPIDLESFSILVVDTQTPFSLEQFKAYNTLAWLTQDSVVVKSEENRVESIALEGTPNTVLNKTVVDQVMNEVWSKLNNFIPFLVVLAFIGTFVVVMLARMFYLLILALVLMVVGAIMKVPYSFESSYKTAIYAVTLPTLLSAILLIEPWTKYDGFFLAFTLLSSLIVVINWDQAKKAGLLLVKAPDSIPASRS; from the coding sequence ATGAGCAAAAAAACCAAGTCCGTCGGCTTTTTCAAGTCCATTCCATCGTCCATTTATTCCCCCTCTTTCTACGCCGGCATTCCCGGACAATCTTTTGGAAAGAGTTTTGGTTATTTGGCGGGGTTCACCGCCCTCATCGTGCTGCTGTGCAGCATTTTCTTGGTGCTCGTTCCTTACTTGACGCACAGAGATCAAATCGAGCAAAGCATCTCAAATGTTCTCAACTTTTACCCCGAGGAACTCGTGGTCACCATTCAAGATGGAAAGGCGCACTCCAACATGCAAGAGCCTTACTATTTTCGCGTGAATGACTTTGTATCGACGGAAGAATGGGACGGAGAGTTCAAGACGGAATTTGAAAACGGTCTCAGCGCCACCGAACCCATAGATTTGGAATCCTTCAGCATCTTGGTGGTGGACACACAAACTCCTTTTTCATTGGAACAATTCAAGGCTTACAACACACTCGCATGGCTAACCCAGGATTCCGTGGTGGTGAAATCTGAAGAAAATCGAGTGGAAAGCATCGCTCTGGAAGGCACCCCAAATACCGTTCTCAACAAAACCGTTGTGGATCAAGTGATGAACGAGGTCTGGTCCAAACTCAACAATTTCATTCCTTTCTTGGTGGTCTTGGCCTTTATTGGCACCTTTGTTGTGGTGATGCTTGCGCGCATGTTTTACCTGCTCATCCTTGCCTTGGTGCTCATGGTGGTGGGCGCCATCATGAAGGTTCCTTATTCATTTGAATCCTCCTACAAAACAGCCATTTATGCCGTGACACTCCCAACCCTACTCAGCGCGATCTTGCTCATTGAACCTTGGACAAAATACGACGGCTTCTTCTTGGCCTTCACTCTGCTCAGCTCGTTGATCGTGGTGATCAATTGGGACCAAGCGAAAAAAGCTGGCTTACTTCTCGTCAAAGCGCCAGACTCCATCCCAGCTTCCAGGTCGTAG